One genomic window of Arachis hypogaea cultivar Tifrunner chromosome 8, arahy.Tifrunner.gnm2.J5K5, whole genome shotgun sequence includes the following:
- the LOC112707841 gene encoding transcriptional corepressor LEUNIG isoform X1: MSQTNWEADKMLDVYIHDYLVKRDLKASAQAFQAEGKVSSDPVAIDAPGGFLFEWWSVFWDIFIARTNEKHSEVAASYIETQLMKAREQQQQQPQQPQPQQSQHQQQQQQQQHMQMQQLLLQRHVQQQQQQQQQQQQQQQQQQQQQQQPQQPQQQQPPQPQPQQQQQPPPQQQQGRDRANLINGNTNGLVGNPGTANALATKMYEERLKRDSLDEAAMKQRFGGENMGQILDPNHASILKSAAATGQPSGQVLHGATAAGMPPQVQARSQQLAGSTPDIKSEINPVLNPRAAGAEGSLMGIPGPNQGSNNLTLKGWPLTGLEQLRSGLLQQQKPFMQAPQPFHQLQMLTPQHQQQIMLAQQGLASPSASDDNRRLRMLLNNRSMSLNKDGLSNPVDVVPNVGSPLQGGGPPFPRGDTDMLMKLKLAQMQQQHQQQPNSNSQLQQLQQHALSNQQSQTSSHNMHQQDKVGGGGGSVTADGSMSNSFRGNDQASKNQIGRKRKQPVSSSGPANSTGTANTTGPSPSSAPSTPSTHTPGDVISMPSMTGTTSSKPLMMFSTDGTGTLTSPSNQLADVDRFVEDGSLDENVESFLSHDDTDPRDTVGRCMDVSKGFTFSDVNSVRASTSKVVCCHFSSDGKLLASGGHDKKAVLWHTDTLKQKAVLEEHSSMITDVRFSPSMPRLATSSFDKTVRVWDIDNPGYSLRTFTGHSASVMSLDFHPNKEDLICSCDGDGEIRYWSINNGSCARVFKGGTAQMRFQPRLGRYLAAAAENVVSILDVETQGCRYSLKGHTKPIHSVCWDPSGELLASVSEDSVRVWTLGTGSEGECVHDLSSNGSKFQSCVFHPSYPSLLVIGCYQSLELWNMTENKTMTLTAHEGLIASLAGSTVNGLVASASHDKFIKLWK; encoded by the exons ACACAACTAATGAAGGCCAGGGAGCAACAGCAGCAGCAACCACAGCAGCCGCAACCGCAGCAGTCGCAGCAtcaacaacagcagcagcagcagcaacacaTGCAGATGCAGCAGCTCCTATTGCAGCGGCATgtccagcagcagcagcagcagcaacagcagcagcagcagcagcaacaacaacaacaacaacagcagcagcagccgCAACAACCACAACAACAGCAGCCCCCACAACCACAaccgcagcagcagcagcaaccacCGCCACAACAACAGCAAGGTAGGGACAGGGCTAATCTCATAAACGGCAATACGAATGGGTTAGTTGGGAACCCGGGAACTGCCAATGCACTAGCAACAAAGATGTATGAGGAGAGGCTAAAGAGAGATTCTTTGGATGAAGCAGCAATGAAG CAAAGATTCGGTGGCGAGAACATGGGTCAAATTTTGGATCCTAATCATGCCTCAATTTTGAAGTCAGCTGCTGCTACTGGCCAGCCTTCAGG GCAAGTTTTGCATGGTGCTACTGCGGCTGGCATGCCTCCACAAGTTCAAGCTCGTAGTCAGCAATTAGCAGGGTCTACTCCA GATATAAAGAGTGAGATTAATCCTGTACTGAACCCTAGAGCTGCGGGTGCTGAAGGATCATTGATGGGAATTCCTG GACCAAATCAAGGTAGTAACAATTTGACTTTGAAGGGATGGCCACTCACA GGTTTGGAGCAACTCCGCTCTGGTCTACTCCAGCAACAAAAGCCTTTCATGCAGGCTCCTCAGCCGTTTCATCAACTTCAAATGTTGACACCACAGCATCAGCAACAGATAATGCTTGCGCAGCAAGGCTTGGCATCTCCATCTGCCAGTGATGACAATAGAAGACTCAGAATGCTGTTGAACAATAGGAGTATGAGCCTAAACAAGGATGGTCTTTCAAATCCTGTTGATGTAGTGCCAAATGTTGGATCTCCACTTCAAGGTGGCGGCCCTCCTTTTCCTCGTGGAGATACAGATATGCTAATGAAG TTGAAATTGGCTCAAATGCAGCAGCAACATCAGCAACAGCCAAACAGCAATTCACAGCTGCAGCAACTTCAACAGCATGCTCTCTCAAATCAGCAATCTCAGACTTCAAGCCATAACATGCATCAGCAAGATAAAGTAGGGGGAGGTGGTGGCAGTGTTACTGCAGATGGTAGCATGTCGAACTCATTTAGGGGAAATGATCAG GCCTCGAAAAACCAGATtgggagaaagagaaagcagcCTGTATCTTCTTCAGGTCCTGCCAATAGTACAGGAACTGCTAATACAACAGGTCCATCACCAAGTTCGGCACCCTCGACTCCCTCGACTCATACACCCGGAGATGTGATATCTATGCCATCTATGACTGGTACTACTTCTTCAAAGCCATTAATGATGTTCAGCACTGACGGCACCGGGACTCTTACATCACCTTCAAACCAATTG GCTGATGTGGATCGCTTTGTGGAGGACGGATCTCTTGATGAAAATGTTGAGTCTTTTTTATCCCATGATGATACGGATCCTAGAGATACGGTCGGTCGTTGTATGGATGTAAGCAAAG GCTTCACGTTTTCTGATGTAAATTCTGTACGTGCTAGCACAAGCAAAGTTGTATGTTGTCATTTTTCATCTGATGGGAAATTACTTGCAAGCGGTGGGCACGACAAGAAG GCTGTTTTATGGCACACGGATACCTTGAAGCAGAAGGCCGTTCTTGAAGAGCATTCGTCTATGATCACTGATGTTCGTTTTAGTCCAAGCATGCCTCGTTTAGCAACATCTTCATTTGACAAAACTGTCAGGGTTTGGGACATTGATAAT CCTGGTTATTCGCTTCGCACCTTTACAGGACATTCAGCATCTGTAATGTCCCTAGATTTCCATCCAAATAAAGAGGATCTTATCTGCTCTTGTGATGGTGACGGCGAGATACGATATTGGAGCATAAATAATGGAAGTTGTGCAAGAGTCTTCAAG GGTGGCACCGCCCAGATGAGATTTCAACCACGTCTAGGGAGGTACCTGGCTGCAGCTGCAGAGAATGTTGTTTCTATACTTGATGTGGAGACACAAGGATGCCGATATTCATTAAAG GGCCATACGAAGCCGATACATTCCGTGTGTTGGGACCCTTCCGGGGAGTTGCTGGCATCTGTGAGTGAGGACTCGGTCCGGGTTTGGACTCTAGGAACCGGGAGTGAAGGGGAATGTGTTCATGATCTTAGCAGTAATGGCAGTAAGTTTCAATCATGTGTCTTCCACCCGTCTTATCCGTCGTTGCTCGTCATTGGCTGTTACCAG TCATTGGAGCTGTGGAACATGACGGAGAACAAGACGATGACTCTGACAGCTCACGAAGGTCTGATCGCCTCCCTCGCCGGTTCGACTGTAAATGGTTTGGTTGCTTCGGCGAGTCATGACAAGTTCATCAAGCTCTGGAAGTGA
- the LOC112707841 gene encoding transcriptional corepressor LEUNIG isoform X2, with protein MSQTNWEADKMLDVYIHDYLVKRDLKASAQAFQAEGKVSSDPVAIDAPGGFLFEWWSVFWDIFIARTNEKHSEVAASYIETQLMKAREQQQQQPQQPQPQQSQHQQQQQQQQHMQMQQLLLQRHVQQQQQQQQQQQQQQQQQQQQQQQPQQPQQQQPPQPQPQQQQQPPPQQQQGRDRANLINGNTNGLVGNPGTANALATKMYEERLKRDSLDEAAMKQRFGGENMGQILDPNHASILKSAAATGQPSGQVLHGATAAGMPPQVQARSQQLAGSTPDIKSEINPVLNPRAAGAEGSLMGIPGPNQGSNNLTLKGWPLTGLEQLRSGLLQQQKPFMQAPQPFHQLQMLTPQHQQQIMLAQQGLASPSASDDNRRLRMLLNNRSMSLNKDGLSNPVDVVPNVGSPLQGGGPPFPRGDTDMLMKLKLAQMQQQHQQQPNSNSQLQQLQQHALSNQQSQTSSHNMHQQDKVGGGGGSVTADGSMSNSFRGNDQIGRKRKQPVSSSGPANSTGTANTTGPSPSSAPSTPSTHTPGDVISMPSMTGTTSSKPLMMFSTDGTGTLTSPSNQLADVDRFVEDGSLDENVESFLSHDDTDPRDTVGRCMDVSKGFTFSDVNSVRASTSKVVCCHFSSDGKLLASGGHDKKAVLWHTDTLKQKAVLEEHSSMITDVRFSPSMPRLATSSFDKTVRVWDIDNPGYSLRTFTGHSASVMSLDFHPNKEDLICSCDGDGEIRYWSINNGSCARVFKGGTAQMRFQPRLGRYLAAAAENVVSILDVETQGCRYSLKGHTKPIHSVCWDPSGELLASVSEDSVRVWTLGTGSEGECVHDLSSNGSKFQSCVFHPSYPSLLVIGCYQSLELWNMTENKTMTLTAHEGLIASLAGSTVNGLVASASHDKFIKLWK; from the exons ACACAACTAATGAAGGCCAGGGAGCAACAGCAGCAGCAACCACAGCAGCCGCAACCGCAGCAGTCGCAGCAtcaacaacagcagcagcagcagcaacacaTGCAGATGCAGCAGCTCCTATTGCAGCGGCATgtccagcagcagcagcagcagcaacagcagcagcagcagcagcaacaacaacaacaacaacagcagcagcagccgCAACAACCACAACAACAGCAGCCCCCACAACCACAaccgcagcagcagcagcaaccacCGCCACAACAACAGCAAGGTAGGGACAGGGCTAATCTCATAAACGGCAATACGAATGGGTTAGTTGGGAACCCGGGAACTGCCAATGCACTAGCAACAAAGATGTATGAGGAGAGGCTAAAGAGAGATTCTTTGGATGAAGCAGCAATGAAG CAAAGATTCGGTGGCGAGAACATGGGTCAAATTTTGGATCCTAATCATGCCTCAATTTTGAAGTCAGCTGCTGCTACTGGCCAGCCTTCAGG GCAAGTTTTGCATGGTGCTACTGCGGCTGGCATGCCTCCACAAGTTCAAGCTCGTAGTCAGCAATTAGCAGGGTCTACTCCA GATATAAAGAGTGAGATTAATCCTGTACTGAACCCTAGAGCTGCGGGTGCTGAAGGATCATTGATGGGAATTCCTG GACCAAATCAAGGTAGTAACAATTTGACTTTGAAGGGATGGCCACTCACA GGTTTGGAGCAACTCCGCTCTGGTCTACTCCAGCAACAAAAGCCTTTCATGCAGGCTCCTCAGCCGTTTCATCAACTTCAAATGTTGACACCACAGCATCAGCAACAGATAATGCTTGCGCAGCAAGGCTTGGCATCTCCATCTGCCAGTGATGACAATAGAAGACTCAGAATGCTGTTGAACAATAGGAGTATGAGCCTAAACAAGGATGGTCTTTCAAATCCTGTTGATGTAGTGCCAAATGTTGGATCTCCACTTCAAGGTGGCGGCCCTCCTTTTCCTCGTGGAGATACAGATATGCTAATGAAG TTGAAATTGGCTCAAATGCAGCAGCAACATCAGCAACAGCCAAACAGCAATTCACAGCTGCAGCAACTTCAACAGCATGCTCTCTCAAATCAGCAATCTCAGACTTCAAGCCATAACATGCATCAGCAAGATAAAGTAGGGGGAGGTGGTGGCAGTGTTACTGCAGATGGTAGCATGTCGAACTCATTTAGGGGAAATGATCAG ATtgggagaaagagaaagcagcCTGTATCTTCTTCAGGTCCTGCCAATAGTACAGGAACTGCTAATACAACAGGTCCATCACCAAGTTCGGCACCCTCGACTCCCTCGACTCATACACCCGGAGATGTGATATCTATGCCATCTATGACTGGTACTACTTCTTCAAAGCCATTAATGATGTTCAGCACTGACGGCACCGGGACTCTTACATCACCTTCAAACCAATTG GCTGATGTGGATCGCTTTGTGGAGGACGGATCTCTTGATGAAAATGTTGAGTCTTTTTTATCCCATGATGATACGGATCCTAGAGATACGGTCGGTCGTTGTATGGATGTAAGCAAAG GCTTCACGTTTTCTGATGTAAATTCTGTACGTGCTAGCACAAGCAAAGTTGTATGTTGTCATTTTTCATCTGATGGGAAATTACTTGCAAGCGGTGGGCACGACAAGAAG GCTGTTTTATGGCACACGGATACCTTGAAGCAGAAGGCCGTTCTTGAAGAGCATTCGTCTATGATCACTGATGTTCGTTTTAGTCCAAGCATGCCTCGTTTAGCAACATCTTCATTTGACAAAACTGTCAGGGTTTGGGACATTGATAAT CCTGGTTATTCGCTTCGCACCTTTACAGGACATTCAGCATCTGTAATGTCCCTAGATTTCCATCCAAATAAAGAGGATCTTATCTGCTCTTGTGATGGTGACGGCGAGATACGATATTGGAGCATAAATAATGGAAGTTGTGCAAGAGTCTTCAAG GGTGGCACCGCCCAGATGAGATTTCAACCACGTCTAGGGAGGTACCTGGCTGCAGCTGCAGAGAATGTTGTTTCTATACTTGATGTGGAGACACAAGGATGCCGATATTCATTAAAG GGCCATACGAAGCCGATACATTCCGTGTGTTGGGACCCTTCCGGGGAGTTGCTGGCATCTGTGAGTGAGGACTCGGTCCGGGTTTGGACTCTAGGAACCGGGAGTGAAGGGGAATGTGTTCATGATCTTAGCAGTAATGGCAGTAAGTTTCAATCATGTGTCTTCCACCCGTCTTATCCGTCGTTGCTCGTCATTGGCTGTTACCAG TCATTGGAGCTGTGGAACATGACGGAGAACAAGACGATGACTCTGACAGCTCACGAAGGTCTGATCGCCTCCCTCGCCGGTTCGACTGTAAATGGTTTGGTTGCTTCGGCGAGTCATGACAAGTTCATCAAGCTCTGGAAGTGA